A window of the Nisaea acidiphila genome harbors these coding sequences:
- a CDS encoding adenylate/guanylate cyclase domain-containing protein, with protein MVDRRALARLRLAERQGLKLAILCRTAAVAAGIVWFISAWNAVGATPSTLGLTALTLYALIGIASYSVIGTRFERWWVKYALYAIDILGVCAFLVVIPVNSSAPGLPQVIAFRSFGIYFLFPLLAMACLTLSWRLVAWSGLVSVAGWWSSFGIAIAGMEQRISWSDLPHEATEAQFLSVFLSPDFVGYGSRIQETGLLLIAAMILALAVHRARRVFLAQVAAEIAREQMVRTFGRFVPETIAERLASDRGALTPQVRHGVALVLDIEEFTKYADGRDPAEVISTLGTFLADAADAISAHEGVVISFTGDGLLAAFNTPLEIRDPERAALDAASDLLAAAEENGFRVRIGLAAGPIATGRVGSDRRQAFTIYGDTVNRAARFEVLAKEVGATVLADAGVAEKSKPEDRLKPLGEYRVRGFEAPLPVWSKELVALPGKPD; from the coding sequence ATGGTGGATCGAAGGGCGCTCGCGCGTCTCAGGCTCGCGGAGCGGCAGGGGCTGAAACTGGCCATACTGTGCCGGACGGCAGCCGTCGCCGCCGGGATCGTCTGGTTCATTTCCGCCTGGAACGCCGTCGGGGCCACCCCGAGCACGCTCGGGCTGACGGCGCTCACTCTCTATGCGCTGATCGGCATTGCGAGCTATTCCGTGATCGGAACCCGCTTCGAGCGCTGGTGGGTCAAATACGCGCTCTATGCCATCGACATTCTCGGGGTTTGCGCATTTCTCGTCGTTATCCCGGTCAACAGCTCCGCGCCCGGCCTGCCGCAGGTGATCGCGTTCCGTTCCTTCGGGATTTATTTCCTCTTCCCTTTGCTGGCCATGGCGTGCCTGACCCTTTCCTGGCGTTTGGTCGCCTGGTCCGGACTGGTCTCCGTTGCCGGATGGTGGAGCTCGTTCGGGATCGCGATCGCCGGCATGGAACAGCGAATTTCCTGGAGCGACCTGCCGCACGAAGCCACCGAGGCGCAGTTTCTCTCCGTCTTCCTCTCCCCGGATTTCGTCGGCTATGGCAGCCGCATCCAGGAGACCGGGCTGCTTCTGATCGCGGCGATGATCCTGGCCCTCGCGGTCCATCGCGCGCGCCGGGTCTTCCTCGCGCAGGTCGCGGCCGAGATCGCGCGCGAGCAGATGGTGCGGACCTTCGGCCGTTTCGTTCCCGAGACCATCGCGGAACGGCTCGCCTCCGACCGGGGGGCCCTGACGCCGCAAGTCCGACACGGCGTTGCCCTGGTTCTCGATATCGAGGAGTTCACCAAATATGCCGACGGACGCGATCCGGCCGAGGTGATCTCGACCCTCGGCACATTCCTCGCCGATGCCGCCGACGCGATCTCGGCGCATGAGGGCGTCGTCATCAGCTTTACCGGCGATGGTCTGCTGGCCGCTTTCAACACGCCGCTGGAGATCCGGGATCCGGAGCGGGCGGCGCTCGACGCGGCCTCGGATCTGCTGGCGGCAGCGGAGGAGAACGGCTTCCGGGTGCGCATCGGGCTCGCCGCGGGTCCGATCGCGACTGGCCGTGTCGGTTCGGACCGCCGTCAGGCCTTCACGATTTATGGCGATACGGTGAACCGCGCCGCCCGCTTCGAGGTGCTGGCCAAGGAAGTCGGCGCGACGGTGCTCGCCGATGCCGGCGTGGCGGAGAAATCGAAGCCGGAGGACCGGCTGAAGCCGCTCGGCGAATACCGGGTCCGGGGCTTCGAGGCGCCGCTTCCGGTCTGGTCGAAGGAGCTTGTGGCCCTGCCGGGGAAGCCGGATTAG